A part of Fundulus heteroclitus isolate FHET01 chromosome 23, MU-UCD_Fhet_4.1, whole genome shotgun sequence genomic DNA contains:
- the ganab gene encoding neutral alpha-glucosidase AB isoform X4 — MGPVLLVWLAVCLGGTWAVDKGNFKTCEQSAFCKRQRAIKPGESPYRALLETMELTNTRLTLQLINDNNKVRLLLELYRLQGNITRVKINELKPLKPRYEVPDVLIREPPTEPLSLLSQDENGVVLSLGPESQRVIVSARPFRLDIVEGRDVLMSLNSRGLLGFEHLRMRKDTFSYKVTSTVASVWNNIKRVFSSSQAEPETDNKEGADPANQDENTKEEEEKVEDGMWEETFKSHTDSKPNGPSAVSLDFSLPGVEHVYGIPEHADTLKLKTTDSGDPYRLYNLDVFQYELYNPMALYGAVPVMLAHNAQRTTGIFWLNAAETWVDISSNTAGKTVFGKMLDYVQGSSETPQTDVRWISESGIIDVFLMLGPTPREVFSQYASLTGTQAFPPLASLGYHQCRWNYNDQEDVRSVDAGFDEHDIPYDFIWLDIEHTDGKRYFTWDPHKFASPKEMLQGLMDKKRKMVAIVDPHIKIDTNYKIHNEISSRGFYVKNKDGGDYEGWCWPGSAGYPDFTRPDMRAWWASQFAYDQYEGAMENLYTWNDMNEPSVFNGPEVTMHKDALHGAWEHRDVHNLYGLYVHMATAQGLIERSGGVERPFVLTRAFFAGSQRYGAVWTGDNAAEWDHLKISIPMCLSLSLVGISFCGADVGGFFKSPSTELLVRWYQTGAYQPFFRAHAHLDTPRREPWLFGPENTALIREAVRQRYTFLPYWYQLFYLAYHTGEPVMRPLWVEYPQDPATFALDDEFLLGRDLLVHPVTEEGARGVTAYLPGKDEVWFDIHTFQKHNGGQNLYIPVTMSSIPVFQRGGSIIPRKLRVRRSSTCMEDDPYTLYVALNNQRTAEGELYIDDGHTFNYEKKEFIHRRFSFSNNVLSSVNLEPEAQFTTKSWVERIIILGASNPSTITLRTADGINQLEFDFDASMSVLTIRKPGMNAGADWSVSLQ, encoded by the exons GTGCGTCTTCTGCTCGAGCTCTACCGTCTCCAGGGAAACATAACGAGGGTGAAGATTAACGAGCTGAAGCCGCTGAAGCCCCGCTACGAAGTCCCAGACGTGCTCATCAGGGAGCCGCCCACCGAGCC TCTGTCTCTCCTGTCCCAGGATGAGAACGGCGTGGTGCTGTCCCTGGGGCCGGAGTCCCAGCGGGTCATCGTCAGCGCCCGGCCCTTCAGGCTGGACATCGTGGAGGGACGCGACGTTCTGATGTCCCTGAACTCGCGCGGTCTGCTCGGTTTCGAGCACCTGAGGATGCGCAAGGACAC TTTCTCCTATAAAGTAACTAGCACAGTGGCTAGCGTGTGGAATAATATCAAGAGGGTATTCTCTAG CAGTCAGGCAGAACCTGAGACAGACAACAAGGAGGGAGCAGATCCGGCAAACCAGGACGAG AACacaaaagaagaggaagagaaagtGGAAGACGGGATGTGGGAGGAGACGTTTAAGTCGCACACGGACAGCAAACCGAACG GTCCATCTGCCGTCAGTTTAGACTTCTCTTTGCCAGGCGTGGAGCACGTCTACGGCATCCCGGAGCACGCAGACACCCTCAAACTGAAAACCACAGA TAGCGGGGATCCGTACCGGCTTTATAACCTGGATGTGTTCCAGTATGAACTGTATAACCCCATGGCCCTGTATGGGGCTGTCCCAGTGATGTTGGCGCACAACGCTCAGCGCACTACAGGCATCTTCTGGCTCAACGCTGCAGAAACCTGGGTGGATATAAGTTCAAACACTGCAGGAAAG ACCGTGTTTGGGAAAATGCTGGATTACGTTCAGGGCTCCAGTGAGACGCCACAGACGGACGTCCGTTGGATCTCAGAAAGTGGGATCATAGATGTCTTCCTCATGCTGGGACCAACTCCCAGAGAGGTCTTTTCTCAGTACGCCTCTCTAACAG GCACTCAGGCCTTCCCTCCTTTGGCCTCACTGGGCTACCACCAGTGCCGCTGGAACTACAACGACCAGGAAGACGTGCGTTCGGTGGACGCCGGCTTCGACGAGCACGACATCCCCTACGACTTCATTTGGCTCGATATCGAGCACACGGACGGGAAGCGCTACTTCACCTGGGATCCTCACAAGTTCGCATCACCAAAGGAAATGCTCCAGGGTCTCATGGACAAGAAACGCAAG ATGGTAGCGATTGTGGACCCTCACATCAAAATAGACACCAACTATAAGATCCACAATGAGATCAGCTCCCGAGGTTTCTATGTGAAGAACAAAGATGGCGGCGACTACGAAGGCTGGTGCTGGCCTG GTAGTGCTGGATATCCAGACTTCACCCGTCCTGACATGAGGGCCTGGTGGGCCAGCCAGTTCGCTTACGATCAGTACGAG GGCGCCATGGAGAACCTGTACACGTGGAACGACATGAACGAGCCGTCCGTGTTCAACGGGCCGGAGGTCACCATGCACAAAGACGCGCTGCACGGAGCCTGGGAGCACCGCGACGTGCATAACTTATACGGCCTCTACGTG CACATGGCCACAGCGCAAGGTCTGATAGAGAGGTCTGGAGGAGTTGAGAGGCCGTTTGTCCTCACCAGGGCCTTCTTTGCTGGCTCCCAGCGCTACG GCGCAGTATGGACTGGAGATAACGCTGCTGAGTGGGACCATCTAAAGATCTCCATCCCCATGTGCCTGAGTCTGAGCCTGGTGGGAATCTCTTTCTGTGGCG CTGACGTGGGCGGTTTCTTTAAGTCTCCGAGCACCGAGCTGCTGGTACGTTGGTACCAGACGGGAGCTTACCAGCCCTTCTTCAGGGCCCACGCCCACCTGGACACGCCCCGCCGTGAGCCCTGGCTGTTTGGCCCAGAAAACACGGCGCTGATCCGTGAAGCCGTGCGCCAGCGCTACACATTCTTGCCTTACTGGTACCAGCTGTTCTACCTCGCATACCACACCGGAGAGCCCGTCATGAG GCCGCTTTGGGTGGAGTATCCTCAGGATCCTGCTACTTTTGCTCTGGATGACGAGTTCCTGCTTG GCCGGGACCTGTTGGTGCATCCTGTAACCGAAGAGGGGGCCAGGGGAGTCACCGCTTACCTGCCCGGCAAGGACGAG GTCTGGTTCGACATCCACACCTTCCAGAAGCACAACGGAGGCCAAAACCTTTACATCCCTGTCACCATGAGCTCT ATTCCCGTGTTCCAGCGCGGCGGCTCCATCATTCCCAGGAAGCTAAGAGTTCGCAGGTCGTCCACCTGCATGGAGGATGACCCGTACACTCTGTACGTGGCGCTCAACAATCAG AGAACGGCCGAGGGAGAGCTGTACATAGACGACGGCCACACTTTTAACTATGAAAAGAAGGAGTTCATCCACAGGAGGTTTTCCTTCTCCAACAACGTCCTCTCCTCTGT TAACCTTGAACCAGAAGCCCAGTTTACAACCAAGTCCTGGGTGGAACGCATCATCATCCTGGGAGCCAGTAATCCCAGCACCATTACCCTGAGAACTGCTG ATGGCATAAACCAGCTGGAGTTCGATTTCGACGCCTCCATGTCTGTGTTGACGATCCGCAAACCCGGCATGAACGCGGGGGCAGACTGGAGCGTGAGCCTGCAGTAA
- the ganab gene encoding neutral alpha-glucosidase AB isoform X6, translating to MATFTERMGPVLLVWLAVCLGGTWAVDKGNFKTCEQSAFCKRQRAIKPGESPYRALLETMELTNTRLTLQLINDNNKVRLLLELYRLQGNITRVKINELKPLKPRYEVPDVLIREPPTEPLSLLSQDENGVVLSLGPESQRVIVSARPFRLDIVEGRDVLMSLNSRGLLGFEHLRMRKDTQAEPETDNKEGADPANQDENTKEEEEKVEDGMWEETFKSHTDSKPNGPSAVSLDFSLPGVEHVYGIPEHADTLKLKTTDSGDPYRLYNLDVFQYELYNPMALYGAVPVMLAHNAQRTTGIFWLNAAETWVDISSNTAGKTVFGKMLDYVQGSSETPQTDVRWISESGIIDVFLMLGPTPREVFSQYASLTGTQAFPPLASLGYHQCRWNYNDQEDVRSVDAGFDEHDIPYDFIWLDIEHTDGKRYFTWDPHKFASPKEMLQGLMDKKRKMVAIVDPHIKIDTNYKIHNEISSRGFYVKNKDGGDYEGWCWPGSAGYPDFTRPDMRAWWASQFAYDQYEGAMENLYTWNDMNEPSVFNGPEVTMHKDALHGAWEHRDVHNLYGLYVHMATAQGLIERSGGVERPFVLTRAFFAGSQRYGAVWTGDNAAEWDHLKISIPMCLSLSLVGISFCGADVGGFFKSPSTELLVRWYQTGAYQPFFRAHAHLDTPRREPWLFGPENTALIREAVRQRYTFLPYWYQLFYLAYHTGEPVMRPLWVEYPQDPATFALDDEFLLGRDLLVHPVTEEGARGVTAYLPGKDEVWFDIHTFQKHNGGQNLYIPVTMSSIPVFQRGGSIIPRKLRVRRSSTCMEDDPYTLYVALNNQRTAEGELYIDDGHTFNYEKKEFIHRRFSFSNNVLSSVNLEPEAQFTTKSWVERIIILGASNPSTITLRTADGINQLEFDFDASMSVLTIRKPGMNAGADWSVSLQ from the exons GTGCGTCTTCTGCTCGAGCTCTACCGTCTCCAGGGAAACATAACGAGGGTGAAGATTAACGAGCTGAAGCCGCTGAAGCCCCGCTACGAAGTCCCAGACGTGCTCATCAGGGAGCCGCCCACCGAGCC TCTGTCTCTCCTGTCCCAGGATGAGAACGGCGTGGTGCTGTCCCTGGGGCCGGAGTCCCAGCGGGTCATCGTCAGCGCCCGGCCCTTCAGGCTGGACATCGTGGAGGGACGCGACGTTCTGATGTCCCTGAACTCGCGCGGTCTGCTCGGTTTCGAGCACCTGAGGATGCGCAAGGACAC TCAGGCAGAACCTGAGACAGACAACAAGGAGGGAGCAGATCCGGCAAACCAGGACGAG AACacaaaagaagaggaagagaaagtGGAAGACGGGATGTGGGAGGAGACGTTTAAGTCGCACACGGACAGCAAACCGAACG GTCCATCTGCCGTCAGTTTAGACTTCTCTTTGCCAGGCGTGGAGCACGTCTACGGCATCCCGGAGCACGCAGACACCCTCAAACTGAAAACCACAGA TAGCGGGGATCCGTACCGGCTTTATAACCTGGATGTGTTCCAGTATGAACTGTATAACCCCATGGCCCTGTATGGGGCTGTCCCAGTGATGTTGGCGCACAACGCTCAGCGCACTACAGGCATCTTCTGGCTCAACGCTGCAGAAACCTGGGTGGATATAAGTTCAAACACTGCAGGAAAG ACCGTGTTTGGGAAAATGCTGGATTACGTTCAGGGCTCCAGTGAGACGCCACAGACGGACGTCCGTTGGATCTCAGAAAGTGGGATCATAGATGTCTTCCTCATGCTGGGACCAACTCCCAGAGAGGTCTTTTCTCAGTACGCCTCTCTAACAG GCACTCAGGCCTTCCCTCCTTTGGCCTCACTGGGCTACCACCAGTGCCGCTGGAACTACAACGACCAGGAAGACGTGCGTTCGGTGGACGCCGGCTTCGACGAGCACGACATCCCCTACGACTTCATTTGGCTCGATATCGAGCACACGGACGGGAAGCGCTACTTCACCTGGGATCCTCACAAGTTCGCATCACCAAAGGAAATGCTCCAGGGTCTCATGGACAAGAAACGCAAG ATGGTAGCGATTGTGGACCCTCACATCAAAATAGACACCAACTATAAGATCCACAATGAGATCAGCTCCCGAGGTTTCTATGTGAAGAACAAAGATGGCGGCGACTACGAAGGCTGGTGCTGGCCTG GTAGTGCTGGATATCCAGACTTCACCCGTCCTGACATGAGGGCCTGGTGGGCCAGCCAGTTCGCTTACGATCAGTACGAG GGCGCCATGGAGAACCTGTACACGTGGAACGACATGAACGAGCCGTCCGTGTTCAACGGGCCGGAGGTCACCATGCACAAAGACGCGCTGCACGGAGCCTGGGAGCACCGCGACGTGCATAACTTATACGGCCTCTACGTG CACATGGCCACAGCGCAAGGTCTGATAGAGAGGTCTGGAGGAGTTGAGAGGCCGTTTGTCCTCACCAGGGCCTTCTTTGCTGGCTCCCAGCGCTACG GCGCAGTATGGACTGGAGATAACGCTGCTGAGTGGGACCATCTAAAGATCTCCATCCCCATGTGCCTGAGTCTGAGCCTGGTGGGAATCTCTTTCTGTGGCG CTGACGTGGGCGGTTTCTTTAAGTCTCCGAGCACCGAGCTGCTGGTACGTTGGTACCAGACGGGAGCTTACCAGCCCTTCTTCAGGGCCCACGCCCACCTGGACACGCCCCGCCGTGAGCCCTGGCTGTTTGGCCCAGAAAACACGGCGCTGATCCGTGAAGCCGTGCGCCAGCGCTACACATTCTTGCCTTACTGGTACCAGCTGTTCTACCTCGCATACCACACCGGAGAGCCCGTCATGAG GCCGCTTTGGGTGGAGTATCCTCAGGATCCTGCTACTTTTGCTCTGGATGACGAGTTCCTGCTTG GCCGGGACCTGTTGGTGCATCCTGTAACCGAAGAGGGGGCCAGGGGAGTCACCGCTTACCTGCCCGGCAAGGACGAG GTCTGGTTCGACATCCACACCTTCCAGAAGCACAACGGAGGCCAAAACCTTTACATCCCTGTCACCATGAGCTCT ATTCCCGTGTTCCAGCGCGGCGGCTCCATCATTCCCAGGAAGCTAAGAGTTCGCAGGTCGTCCACCTGCATGGAGGATGACCCGTACACTCTGTACGTGGCGCTCAACAATCAG AGAACGGCCGAGGGAGAGCTGTACATAGACGACGGCCACACTTTTAACTATGAAAAGAAGGAGTTCATCCACAGGAGGTTTTCCTTCTCCAACAACGTCCTCTCCTCTGT TAACCTTGAACCAGAAGCCCAGTTTACAACCAAGTCCTGGGTGGAACGCATCATCATCCTGGGAGCCAGTAATCCCAGCACCATTACCCTGAGAACTGCTG ATGGCATAAACCAGCTGGAGTTCGATTTCGACGCCTCCATGTCTGTGTTGACGATCCGCAAACCCGGCATGAACGCGGGGGCAGACTGGAGCGTGAGCCTGCAGTAA
- the ganab gene encoding neutral alpha-glucosidase AB isoform X5 has product MATFTERMGPVLLVWLAVCLGGTWAVDKGNFKTCEQSAFCKRQRAIKPGESPYRALLETMELTNTRLTLQLINDNNKVRLLLELYRLQGNITRVKINELKPLKPRYEVPDVLIREPPTEPLSLLSQDENGVVLSLGPESQRVIVSARPFRLDIVEGRDVLMSLNSRGLLGFEHLRMRKDTSQAEPETDNKEGADPANQDENTKEEEEKVEDGMWEETFKSHTDSKPNGPSAVSLDFSLPGVEHVYGIPEHADTLKLKTTDSGDPYRLYNLDVFQYELYNPMALYGAVPVMLAHNAQRTTGIFWLNAAETWVDISSNTAGKTVFGKMLDYVQGSSETPQTDVRWISESGIIDVFLMLGPTPREVFSQYASLTGTQAFPPLASLGYHQCRWNYNDQEDVRSVDAGFDEHDIPYDFIWLDIEHTDGKRYFTWDPHKFASPKEMLQGLMDKKRKMVAIVDPHIKIDTNYKIHNEISSRGFYVKNKDGGDYEGWCWPGSAGYPDFTRPDMRAWWASQFAYDQYEGAMENLYTWNDMNEPSVFNGPEVTMHKDALHGAWEHRDVHNLYGLYVHMATAQGLIERSGGVERPFVLTRAFFAGSQRYGAVWTGDNAAEWDHLKISIPMCLSLSLVGISFCGADVGGFFKSPSTELLVRWYQTGAYQPFFRAHAHLDTPRREPWLFGPENTALIREAVRQRYTFLPYWYQLFYLAYHTGEPVMRPLWVEYPQDPATFALDDEFLLGRDLLVHPVTEEGARGVTAYLPGKDEVWFDIHTFQKHNGGQNLYIPVTMSSIPVFQRGGSIIPRKLRVRRSSTCMEDDPYTLYVALNNQRTAEGELYIDDGHTFNYEKKEFIHRRFSFSNNVLSSVNLEPEAQFTTKSWVERIIILGASNPSTITLRTADGINQLEFDFDASMSVLTIRKPGMNAGADWSVSLQ; this is encoded by the exons GTGCGTCTTCTGCTCGAGCTCTACCGTCTCCAGGGAAACATAACGAGGGTGAAGATTAACGAGCTGAAGCCGCTGAAGCCCCGCTACGAAGTCCCAGACGTGCTCATCAGGGAGCCGCCCACCGAGCC TCTGTCTCTCCTGTCCCAGGATGAGAACGGCGTGGTGCTGTCCCTGGGGCCGGAGTCCCAGCGGGTCATCGTCAGCGCCCGGCCCTTCAGGCTGGACATCGTGGAGGGACGCGACGTTCTGATGTCCCTGAACTCGCGCGGTCTGCTCGGTTTCGAGCACCTGAGGATGCGCAAGGACAC CAGTCAGGCAGAACCTGAGACAGACAACAAGGAGGGAGCAGATCCGGCAAACCAGGACGAG AACacaaaagaagaggaagagaaagtGGAAGACGGGATGTGGGAGGAGACGTTTAAGTCGCACACGGACAGCAAACCGAACG GTCCATCTGCCGTCAGTTTAGACTTCTCTTTGCCAGGCGTGGAGCACGTCTACGGCATCCCGGAGCACGCAGACACCCTCAAACTGAAAACCACAGA TAGCGGGGATCCGTACCGGCTTTATAACCTGGATGTGTTCCAGTATGAACTGTATAACCCCATGGCCCTGTATGGGGCTGTCCCAGTGATGTTGGCGCACAACGCTCAGCGCACTACAGGCATCTTCTGGCTCAACGCTGCAGAAACCTGGGTGGATATAAGTTCAAACACTGCAGGAAAG ACCGTGTTTGGGAAAATGCTGGATTACGTTCAGGGCTCCAGTGAGACGCCACAGACGGACGTCCGTTGGATCTCAGAAAGTGGGATCATAGATGTCTTCCTCATGCTGGGACCAACTCCCAGAGAGGTCTTTTCTCAGTACGCCTCTCTAACAG GCACTCAGGCCTTCCCTCCTTTGGCCTCACTGGGCTACCACCAGTGCCGCTGGAACTACAACGACCAGGAAGACGTGCGTTCGGTGGACGCCGGCTTCGACGAGCACGACATCCCCTACGACTTCATTTGGCTCGATATCGAGCACACGGACGGGAAGCGCTACTTCACCTGGGATCCTCACAAGTTCGCATCACCAAAGGAAATGCTCCAGGGTCTCATGGACAAGAAACGCAAG ATGGTAGCGATTGTGGACCCTCACATCAAAATAGACACCAACTATAAGATCCACAATGAGATCAGCTCCCGAGGTTTCTATGTGAAGAACAAAGATGGCGGCGACTACGAAGGCTGGTGCTGGCCTG GTAGTGCTGGATATCCAGACTTCACCCGTCCTGACATGAGGGCCTGGTGGGCCAGCCAGTTCGCTTACGATCAGTACGAG GGCGCCATGGAGAACCTGTACACGTGGAACGACATGAACGAGCCGTCCGTGTTCAACGGGCCGGAGGTCACCATGCACAAAGACGCGCTGCACGGAGCCTGGGAGCACCGCGACGTGCATAACTTATACGGCCTCTACGTG CACATGGCCACAGCGCAAGGTCTGATAGAGAGGTCTGGAGGAGTTGAGAGGCCGTTTGTCCTCACCAGGGCCTTCTTTGCTGGCTCCCAGCGCTACG GCGCAGTATGGACTGGAGATAACGCTGCTGAGTGGGACCATCTAAAGATCTCCATCCCCATGTGCCTGAGTCTGAGCCTGGTGGGAATCTCTTTCTGTGGCG CTGACGTGGGCGGTTTCTTTAAGTCTCCGAGCACCGAGCTGCTGGTACGTTGGTACCAGACGGGAGCTTACCAGCCCTTCTTCAGGGCCCACGCCCACCTGGACACGCCCCGCCGTGAGCCCTGGCTGTTTGGCCCAGAAAACACGGCGCTGATCCGTGAAGCCGTGCGCCAGCGCTACACATTCTTGCCTTACTGGTACCAGCTGTTCTACCTCGCATACCACACCGGAGAGCCCGTCATGAG GCCGCTTTGGGTGGAGTATCCTCAGGATCCTGCTACTTTTGCTCTGGATGACGAGTTCCTGCTTG GCCGGGACCTGTTGGTGCATCCTGTAACCGAAGAGGGGGCCAGGGGAGTCACCGCTTACCTGCCCGGCAAGGACGAG GTCTGGTTCGACATCCACACCTTCCAGAAGCACAACGGAGGCCAAAACCTTTACATCCCTGTCACCATGAGCTCT ATTCCCGTGTTCCAGCGCGGCGGCTCCATCATTCCCAGGAAGCTAAGAGTTCGCAGGTCGTCCACCTGCATGGAGGATGACCCGTACACTCTGTACGTGGCGCTCAACAATCAG AGAACGGCCGAGGGAGAGCTGTACATAGACGACGGCCACACTTTTAACTATGAAAAGAAGGAGTTCATCCACAGGAGGTTTTCCTTCTCCAACAACGTCCTCTCCTCTGT TAACCTTGAACCAGAAGCCCAGTTTACAACCAAGTCCTGGGTGGAACGCATCATCATCCTGGGAGCCAGTAATCCCAGCACCATTACCCTGAGAACTGCTG ATGGCATAAACCAGCTGGAGTTCGATTTCGACGCCTCCATGTCTGTGTTGACGATCCGCAAACCCGGCATGAACGCGGGGGCAGACTGGAGCGTGAGCCTGCAGTAA
- the ganab gene encoding neutral alpha-glucosidase AB isoform X2, with protein sequence MATFTERMGPVLLVWLAVCLGGTWAVDKGNFKTCEQSAFCKRQRAIKPGESPYRALLETMELTNTRLTLQLINDNNKVRLLLELYRLQGNITRVKINELKPLKPRYEVPDVLIREPPTEPLSLLSQDENGVVLSLGPESQRVIVSARPFRLDIVEGRDVLMSLNSRGLLGFEHLRMRKDTFSYKVTSTVASVWNNIKRVFSSQAEPETDNKEGADPANQDENTKEEEEKVEDGMWEETFKSHTDSKPNGPSAVSLDFSLPGVEHVYGIPEHADTLKLKTTDSGDPYRLYNLDVFQYELYNPMALYGAVPVMLAHNAQRTTGIFWLNAAETWVDISSNTAGKTVFGKMLDYVQGSSETPQTDVRWISESGIIDVFLMLGPTPREVFSQYASLTGTQAFPPLASLGYHQCRWNYNDQEDVRSVDAGFDEHDIPYDFIWLDIEHTDGKRYFTWDPHKFASPKEMLQGLMDKKRKMVAIVDPHIKIDTNYKIHNEISSRGFYVKNKDGGDYEGWCWPGSAGYPDFTRPDMRAWWASQFAYDQYEGAMENLYTWNDMNEPSVFNGPEVTMHKDALHGAWEHRDVHNLYGLYVHMATAQGLIERSGGVERPFVLTRAFFAGSQRYGAVWTGDNAAEWDHLKISIPMCLSLSLVGISFCGADVGGFFKSPSTELLVRWYQTGAYQPFFRAHAHLDTPRREPWLFGPENTALIREAVRQRYTFLPYWYQLFYLAYHTGEPVMRPLWVEYPQDPATFALDDEFLLGRDLLVHPVTEEGARGVTAYLPGKDEVWFDIHTFQKHNGGQNLYIPVTMSSIPVFQRGGSIIPRKLRVRRSSTCMEDDPYTLYVALNNQRTAEGELYIDDGHTFNYEKKEFIHRRFSFSNNVLSSVNLEPEAQFTTKSWVERIIILGASNPSTITLRTADGINQLEFDFDASMSVLTIRKPGMNAGADWSVSLQ encoded by the exons GTGCGTCTTCTGCTCGAGCTCTACCGTCTCCAGGGAAACATAACGAGGGTGAAGATTAACGAGCTGAAGCCGCTGAAGCCCCGCTACGAAGTCCCAGACGTGCTCATCAGGGAGCCGCCCACCGAGCC TCTGTCTCTCCTGTCCCAGGATGAGAACGGCGTGGTGCTGTCCCTGGGGCCGGAGTCCCAGCGGGTCATCGTCAGCGCCCGGCCCTTCAGGCTGGACATCGTGGAGGGACGCGACGTTCTGATGTCCCTGAACTCGCGCGGTCTGCTCGGTTTCGAGCACCTGAGGATGCGCAAGGACAC TTTCTCCTATAAAGTAACTAGCACAGTGGCTAGCGTGTGGAATAATATCAAGAGGGTATTCTCTAG TCAGGCAGAACCTGAGACAGACAACAAGGAGGGAGCAGATCCGGCAAACCAGGACGAG AACacaaaagaagaggaagagaaagtGGAAGACGGGATGTGGGAGGAGACGTTTAAGTCGCACACGGACAGCAAACCGAACG GTCCATCTGCCGTCAGTTTAGACTTCTCTTTGCCAGGCGTGGAGCACGTCTACGGCATCCCGGAGCACGCAGACACCCTCAAACTGAAAACCACAGA TAGCGGGGATCCGTACCGGCTTTATAACCTGGATGTGTTCCAGTATGAACTGTATAACCCCATGGCCCTGTATGGGGCTGTCCCAGTGATGTTGGCGCACAACGCTCAGCGCACTACAGGCATCTTCTGGCTCAACGCTGCAGAAACCTGGGTGGATATAAGTTCAAACACTGCAGGAAAG ACCGTGTTTGGGAAAATGCTGGATTACGTTCAGGGCTCCAGTGAGACGCCACAGACGGACGTCCGTTGGATCTCAGAAAGTGGGATCATAGATGTCTTCCTCATGCTGGGACCAACTCCCAGAGAGGTCTTTTCTCAGTACGCCTCTCTAACAG GCACTCAGGCCTTCCCTCCTTTGGCCTCACTGGGCTACCACCAGTGCCGCTGGAACTACAACGACCAGGAAGACGTGCGTTCGGTGGACGCCGGCTTCGACGAGCACGACATCCCCTACGACTTCATTTGGCTCGATATCGAGCACACGGACGGGAAGCGCTACTTCACCTGGGATCCTCACAAGTTCGCATCACCAAAGGAAATGCTCCAGGGTCTCATGGACAAGAAACGCAAG ATGGTAGCGATTGTGGACCCTCACATCAAAATAGACACCAACTATAAGATCCACAATGAGATCAGCTCCCGAGGTTTCTATGTGAAGAACAAAGATGGCGGCGACTACGAAGGCTGGTGCTGGCCTG GTAGTGCTGGATATCCAGACTTCACCCGTCCTGACATGAGGGCCTGGTGGGCCAGCCAGTTCGCTTACGATCAGTACGAG GGCGCCATGGAGAACCTGTACACGTGGAACGACATGAACGAGCCGTCCGTGTTCAACGGGCCGGAGGTCACCATGCACAAAGACGCGCTGCACGGAGCCTGGGAGCACCGCGACGTGCATAACTTATACGGCCTCTACGTG CACATGGCCACAGCGCAAGGTCTGATAGAGAGGTCTGGAGGAGTTGAGAGGCCGTTTGTCCTCACCAGGGCCTTCTTTGCTGGCTCCCAGCGCTACG GCGCAGTATGGACTGGAGATAACGCTGCTGAGTGGGACCATCTAAAGATCTCCATCCCCATGTGCCTGAGTCTGAGCCTGGTGGGAATCTCTTTCTGTGGCG CTGACGTGGGCGGTTTCTTTAAGTCTCCGAGCACCGAGCTGCTGGTACGTTGGTACCAGACGGGAGCTTACCAGCCCTTCTTCAGGGCCCACGCCCACCTGGACACGCCCCGCCGTGAGCCCTGGCTGTTTGGCCCAGAAAACACGGCGCTGATCCGTGAAGCCGTGCGCCAGCGCTACACATTCTTGCCTTACTGGTACCAGCTGTTCTACCTCGCATACCACACCGGAGAGCCCGTCATGAG GCCGCTTTGGGTGGAGTATCCTCAGGATCCTGCTACTTTTGCTCTGGATGACGAGTTCCTGCTTG GCCGGGACCTGTTGGTGCATCCTGTAACCGAAGAGGGGGCCAGGGGAGTCACCGCTTACCTGCCCGGCAAGGACGAG GTCTGGTTCGACATCCACACCTTCCAGAAGCACAACGGAGGCCAAAACCTTTACATCCCTGTCACCATGAGCTCT ATTCCCGTGTTCCAGCGCGGCGGCTCCATCATTCCCAGGAAGCTAAGAGTTCGCAGGTCGTCCACCTGCATGGAGGATGACCCGTACACTCTGTACGTGGCGCTCAACAATCAG AGAACGGCCGAGGGAGAGCTGTACATAGACGACGGCCACACTTTTAACTATGAAAAGAAGGAGTTCATCCACAGGAGGTTTTCCTTCTCCAACAACGTCCTCTCCTCTGT TAACCTTGAACCAGAAGCCCAGTTTACAACCAAGTCCTGGGTGGAACGCATCATCATCCTGGGAGCCAGTAATCCCAGCACCATTACCCTGAGAACTGCTG ATGGCATAAACCAGCTGGAGTTCGATTTCGACGCCTCCATGTCTGTGTTGACGATCCGCAAACCCGGCATGAACGCGGGGGCAGACTGGAGCGTGAGCCTGCAGTAA